The genomic stretch AGCGACCAGCTTCAACCACAGCGTGTCACAACatgctcacaacgcctcaggtgACTACTGACGGGTAAAGCTAcacattggagctgctgctgtgtttttatttttgagtttggaaaagttaatgctataGGTGTTTCAGAGATTGTACTCAACTGAAACCAGCAATTGCATGCAGAGTCGGAAAAttgcatacatgttggcaggtaagCTTTAATGTACACCCTCTTCCCCCCCCATCCTTCCCTtcgatttttctgtatgcgaccCTAGGTGGacaaggtttggacacccccgatttAAGTATCTAAATTTAAATCCATACCTGGCTCTTGGCAGCTTTGTTGGCAGGATAGAGTTGAACAACACGCTGGAAGTCATCTCTGGCCTTGTCAAATTCCTTCATACCAAACAGTGCCTCTCCTCTCCGGAACAATGCCTTCTCATTGGACTCATCCAACTCCAGGGCCTACAATCACCACAGGCTTTGTTAAACAATCACTGCATCATTGTTTTCTGCCTTTTAAAGTTCCTCTGTACAGGCGGTCCTCATTTCATGATGTTTCGTGGTTAGAatacactcccataaattatgaatattgtacaaaaagaaaaagaaaactagTATTGTCCGCATGGCCGGAGAATACGCACATcgtcacttttgttatttttagtgcGAGGCAAACTCTTCTGATGGCAGCACATCaatgaaaaggaaagtgaaagtgaaaacagaAGTAAAATTATGCGACTTCTTCCTCCCATTAAGCCTGTATCTCTCTCCCTGGCAACGGCCCTTCCAAAAAATTCTTatctttaatctttttattactgtacttTGTGTCCTTCACGTGTTTTGCATGCAGTGTGAGTAACTTGCGTGTTAATTTAGGAATACGTTCCGATTTGCACTAAAATTTTACTTACGACAGCATTGTAGGAACAAAATTCATAcgtaaaccgaggacctcctgtagTTCACACATGTCACGTGTCTTGCCTTGTCACAGTTCTCCAGAGCTGGGTTGGGCTCTCTGAGTTTCAGGTAGCACATGGACAAGTTCAGATGAGCAGCCAGCCGCAATGCAGTAGCCTTCTTCTCATCCTCTTCAGACAAAGCAGACTCGTTTTCAAGCCATGACACGATCCTTTTGTACTGCACAGATGCCTGCTTGAACTTCCCCTCCTGGAGCAAAATGAAAGCAATGCCTCACAAAACAAGTCCCAATATATTTGGAGCACTGTACTGTAGCTGCACACACATACCTTAAAATACTGTGTGCCTTTCTCTTTAACAAGGCTGCTCTGCTCCAACTTCTCTGACAAATTCATCTCCCAGGAttctttttccttttcaaaGGCTGTTAGCTTTATCTTGTACTGCAACATTGCTCCGCCAGGAATGTTATATTTGGTATTTCCAACATTCCCAAAGCCATACCTGCAAGAAATACCAGAGTTAAATAAGTTGATCTAACCTGTTAGAGTTCAATTTAAATCTCCAACACATTGACCATGTGATTTTACTTGGGTTTGATGTGAAAGATAGCTTCTTCTCCCTGCTCCATGGCCATGATGGCTTTCTCCACTCCATTTGGCAATCCCAGACTTTCTCCATCCCCGACCTCGAACTTGAGTTCTCTCTCGTCGAACACACGTCCCTCACAGGTGCCCTCCACGGTCACTGAGAGGAAAACCAAAATGgatgttacttttttttccccctccccaaAATGTTGTAAATTACCAGCGACATCATTAGGTACATTTTACAATCTATTTCTATCCAATAAAATTCCCTCATCAATAACAATGGTCCGTTTTGACTGTCAAATAACAATGGTCCGTTTTGACTGTCAGCTATGTGTTaattagagctgtcaaagttaacgtgttaaaagtttttttttttaaagcacgaTTAACATGCGtttgtcctgtttgaccctcggcccacatcCTAGCTTGAGGAAGTAGCAGTGACTGTGGAGCCACAGAACAGgctattttgattggtaaatttagcttcaaagcacTGGCAAATGGCTCTCACAACAAGACCAAAAGGTATCTGTATCTACTGTAGCtatgattggaattgtcacagCGTATgtcgacttgccagagagaagtgagaaggtacTGCAGCACTGCTggtatgttttttattgtcattcatACAGAGGTaacttggcatacgagtgttcATTGTAGATGCGAGCAGTccctcggctgattttttgctttgaactgcgagccaaaatttgggtacgagctgctagttagcGGTAGGCATAACCGAGAACAGCTATTTGGGGACTTGTGTCAATGTAACCATGGCTGAAGAGCtagtagcattagcagcgcactagccTTTCatcacatcagtaaaacatatgcACATTAAagcgatctaatttattatgtattgtgtaaaactgacaacaacatcaaatttaaagcacaaaatgaatacagacccaccatccaccagtatgagcctggacttgtttttccAGAGGGGTTGGTTGTGTACccaacaaatatgcaaattagaacTCAATAagctcatcaaatcttaccGTTAAggattcccacatagtatcagaatttgggagcaaatatgaggtgaaagaagggtaaaaatacagtatattagtctTATCTGTACAGTATGGcacaaagttagaaggtgcgttcaagtactgtcaaacaaagtgggacaaaacaccgctcgcattaaacatgtaaaaactgtgggatttctaaagatatatatatttttgaataaaataatggcccatatttccaaaattgctaTCCCTTTTCATAAAATGTTATGTAGTTGTTGTAGTTCGCGTATCGGTTACCACAAAGAGATCCTTGTTACTTGTTATactatagataaaaacttatttctagCTGCGATTAAGAgttaactgtggacaaaatgcaattaatgctgattaaatattttaatcgattgaaaGCTCTAGTATTAATATAACATTATGGTTGTGCTATCTTTTTACACAGCAGAATATTTGATATACCTTTGGGACTTTCCTGATTTTGGGATTTATTCTTTGCCCTTCTGTTTACTTTTATTGTGCccatatttgttatcattatactCATTGCAAAAAGATGGACTGATAGTCTTCGTTATtgcttatttttcattattgatCAACCTACAGTTGAAACCATATGTTTATATGCAATGTGTacaaacacaaaagcatttTTCCCTCATTATCTGAAACTAAATGAGACTACACTTTTCGCCGTTTTAGGCCAGTGAGGATTACCAAAATAATTTCTATTGCTAAATGCTGCAATTAGGAGAGAGAGAATAtctttgaggttttttttattactttctcCAAAGTAAAAAgtttacacacacaaagataAATGTTGTTAAACAATATGGGAAAGCCCACATGCTGATGAGACGGTCTTGGAAGCTTCTGACAGGTTAACTGACAACACCTGAGTTAGTTGGAGACACATCTGCACATGTATTTTAAGGCCGCACCTCAAACACACCGTTTTTCCTTATCCACAAAGGATTAATAAGGAACGCTACCAGGACCTCCAAAAAAGTGTAGAAGTCACAAGGAAGAGGTGCTCTTCAGAACAGGGACAGGAAATCaccaaaaaattgcaaaaatccaAGGCACTTTTCATTATGTGAAAATGAAAAGAAGTCGGCCAAGATATCAGGAAAATAATTGTGAAGCTGATCCTTGGGTCCAATTTCCAGATGCTTGAAGGTAGCCACATTCATCTGTTCAAACAACGATTCCCAAGTATAAACAACATGGGACTGTCAGGCCATCATACAATCAGGAACGGGACAGGTTCTCTGTCTCAGAGATGAACATGTTTTGGTCCAAAATGTGAGAATCAACCTCAGAACCCAAGCTATAGACCTTGTGAAGTTGATGGCTGAAGCTGGTAAGTGTGTTTCATTATCCAGTCAAACGAGTCTTGTACCGACAAGGGCTAAAAGGGCACTCTCAAGCCACCGGCCAAGAAGTTGAAGCTTGACCGCAAATGGGTCTTCAAATGGACAATCACCCAAAGATTACCACCAAAAGAGTCACAAAGTGGTCATGTGTTTTTGGAGTGGCCATGACAAAGCCCTGATCTCAATCATATAAAAAATTTTGCAGGCAGAATTGAAAAGTCATTGCTGTCTGCAGGAATGGGCCAGAATTCCAGCAAACTATTGTGAGAAGTTTGCGGAAGGATACCACAATAAGTCATACATAAGTCAACACAACAAGTCATACAGTTTAAAGTCAATGCTACTAAATACTAcggaaatgtatgcaaactttTGACTTTGAAGAAAGTAGTAAAAAAATCTCAAATATTCTCTCTTGTAATTGCAGCATTTagcaaatagaaataatttCGGTAATTCTAACCTCACTTTAAGCAGGCAACGTTTAGTCAGATTTAATTTCAGATAGCGAGAAAAATTGTTTGTGCAATTCACTTTTGCATTAGTATTACAAGTGCAATATCACATTTGTTACCTTCAACAGAGGAACCTTCATTCGGCTTGGAGTATCCCTGCCCTTTGCTGATAATACGACGGATGATTCCTCCGTCCTCGCCTTCAGTTAAGTCTTCACCTTTGAATTCAAAAAGCTCCACCTGCAGGTTCAGATGATCGATTAGTCAATTACTTGATCTTTGATTTTTAGTTTATACCCTGCTGGACTTGGGCCCAATTtcccctccctctcctggcccGCTCACACTGTTCATTTGAACCACGGCCCACTTCTATACTGTTGTATTACTGCATtttttctgactttgtggactatTTCCAGTATCACTTGGAGTCGTTCTGATTATTTTGTACAAGAATGCCGCTGTCATTAATTGCTTGCAAGAGGGTTGATCGCATCAATTAACTaaatcaataccaaagacgtagttataggtttttataaacccgaatgcccgatcccaacaaagTATTTATAcagcttttacattttttgcgagagaggcaaaaagaggtgatgtgcatttcacttcagagcaattttaagccataaaacggccacaaggtggcagaagtgcatttgataagagttcgtcagggatcatgtgaatggaagaatcacacatgacaggaaggaggaagtgagagagcgtggaggagtgtagcgtgaagaagtttacgcattgtagggaaattttaacgcatgcacatacagatgcgcatgcatgcacacacgcgtgcacacataTAGTTccattccaaatgtgaaaattgtaaatagttcatggtgttatatttgtaaataaa from Dunckerocampus dactyliophorus isolate RoL2022-P2 chromosome 5, RoL_Ddac_1.1, whole genome shotgun sequence encodes the following:
- the fkbp4 gene encoding peptidyl-prolyl cis-trans isomerase FKBP4, which encodes MTAEEQTSEGQHTIQMEGEDITPKKDGGVLKLIKREGTGTELPMTGDKVYVHYVGTFLDGTVFDTSRDRESRFSFELGKVQVIKAWDIGVATMKEGELCQLICKPEYAYGCAGSPPKIPPNATLVFEVELFEFKGEDLTEGEDGGIIRRIISKGQGYSKPNEGSSVEVTVEGTCEGRVFDERELKFEVGDGESLGLPNGVEKAIMAMEQGEEAIFHIKPKYGFGNVGNTKYNIPGGAMLQYKIKLTAFEKEKESWEMNLSEKLEQSSLVKEKGTQYFKEGKFKQASVQYKRIVSWLENESALSEEDEKKATALRLAAHLNLSMCYLKLREPNPALENCDKALELDESNEKALFRRGEALFGMKEFDKARDDFQRVVQLYPANKAAKSQVVLCQRKIREQHEKDKRTYANMFQKFAERDSKKAADKMKSKENGSGDNNEEMEIESGEKATESQAKA